Proteins encoded together in one Chitinophaga sp. LS1 window:
- a CDS encoding PAS domain S-box protein: MKSGADRISSIEKILKIDIYKKKEFQDILDLVASLCGKPVALIALLDDDFNWLKVKPGEDVEVIPQETSFNNYVIDEENLLIVPDTTADDRFKTNPLVSSEPYIRFYAGVPIVIENGIRLGTLCIYDTKPNWIDEKQQETLKLFARQVSCLLELELGHKELQYQIAEKDAKNNALMKVAQLQSHQIRQPLTTIMSLISLFKDEYPDVDREWLTMFEQATNEFDVKIKEIVAESIAVKDLRAIRFNKMVEEIDDYAILLLDKNGKVENWNKGAEKIKGYTAEEIIGKHFSVFYSEYDQNNLRPQRLLSHAEKKGVAKDEGWRIRKDGSRFWGSIIMTAIHDDYGEVIGFTKVTRDLTDITDTRDALCASEELYKYLLLQTQNSVSIGGWELNIETNILHWTAITKSIHGVDSKYVPELENAINFYKQGYSRDSIKRVIELTIAEGIPWDLELQIITEQGNEKWVRATGSSNYKDGICTKIYGTFQDIDESKREKIETSKSQKLFEDILNTPIGIGVFATDINGIVIVFNKEAERMLGYTADEVIGKHSPGLFLSCPDKTKRGKRTGIKSLPKIQEMVCTELRNWTYVRKDSSEIQIQSIFTPLRDADNNIYGYIGIAVTPTSAVSRILAIRTHKA; encoded by the coding sequence ATGAAAAGTGGAGCGGATAGAATCTCATCGATTGAAAAAATTTTGAAAATCGATATTTATAAAAAGAAAGAATTCCAAGATATTTTAGATCTGGTCGCCAGTTTGTGTGGAAAGCCTGTAGCTCTAATTGCTTTACTGGACGATGATTTTAATTGGTTAAAAGTTAAGCCTGGAGAAGATGTGGAAGTAATACCCCAGGAGACCTCTTTCAACAATTATGTAATTGATGAAGAGAATTTGTTAATAGTGCCGGATACTACAGCAGACGATCGCTTTAAGACCAATCCCCTGGTAAGCTCAGAACCCTATATTAGATTTTATGCAGGTGTACCAATTGTTATTGAAAATGGCATTAGACTAGGTACCTTATGCATTTATGACACTAAGCCCAACTGGATAGATGAAAAGCAGCAAGAAACACTTAAATTATTCGCGCGCCAGGTTTCCTGCCTACTGGAGTTAGAGTTGGGGCATAAAGAACTTCAATATCAGATAGCGGAAAAAGATGCAAAAAACAATGCACTGATGAAAGTAGCACAGCTGCAATCACATCAAATCAGGCAACCACTTACAACAATTATGAGTTTGATTAGCCTGTTTAAAGATGAATATCCTGATGTTGATCGTGAGTGGTTAACAATGTTTGAGCAGGCGACCAATGAATTTGACGTGAAAATCAAGGAAATTGTGGCTGAATCCATTGCTGTCAAGGACCTAAGAGCAATCCGTTTTAATAAAATGGTAGAAGAGATCGATGATTACGCAATACTATTGCTGGACAAAAATGGCAAGGTGGAAAACTGGAACAAAGGTGCTGAAAAGATAAAAGGATATACTGCTGAGGAGATCATTGGCAAGCATTTCAGTGTTTTTTATTCTGAATACGACCAAAATAATCTCCGCCCACAAAGATTATTAAGCCACGCCGAAAAAAAAGGAGTAGCCAAAGATGAGGGATGGCGTATAAGAAAAGATGGATCGAGATTTTGGGGAAGTATAATTATGACAGCCATACACGACGATTACGGAGAAGTAATAGGTTTCACTAAAGTAACACGCGATCTTACTGATATCACTGATACCAGAGATGCTCTTTGTGCATCAGAAGAACTATATAAATACTTACTACTGCAAACCCAAAATTCTGTTTCCATTGGTGGCTGGGAGCTAAATATTGAGACTAACATCCTGCACTGGACAGCTATCACAAAGAGTATCCATGGAGTTGATTCAAAATATGTTCCTGAATTGGAAAACGCAATCAATTTTTACAAACAGGGTTATAGCAGAGATAGTATTAAAAGAGTTATAGAGTTGACAATTGCAGAAGGTATTCCCTGGGACTTAGAGCTACAGATCATAACAGAACAGGGAAATGAAAAATGGGTCAGGGCCACAGGTAGCTCTAACTATAAAGATGGTATATGTACTAAAATATACGGCACTTTCCAGGACATTGATGAAAGCAAACGTGAAAAGATAGAAACGTCAAAATCGCAAAAGCTATTCGAAGATATTTTGAACACACCCATAGGTATAGGAGTCTTCGCTACAGACATAAATGGAATCGTTATAGTCTTTAATAAAGAAGCCGAAAGAATGCTTGGTTATACAGCAGATGAAGTAATAGGCAAACACTCTCCTGGACTGTTTTTATCTTGCCCGGATAAAACAAAACGAGGAAAAAGGACCGGGATTAAGTCATTGCCTAAAATACAGGAAATGGTGTGCACCGAACTACGGAATTGGACTTATGTAAGAAAGGATAGCAGCGAAATACAAATACAATCAATTTTTACACCCCTGAGAGACGCTGACAACAATATTTATGGATACATTGGCATTGCTGTAACCCCCACTAGTGCAGTTAGCAGGATATTAGCCATTCGAACGCATAAAGCGTGA
- a CDS encoding glycoside hydrolase 43 family protein, with amino-acid sequence MKTQLNRLDRLTLAIGILHIFSFLPIKAQQQKAHNPIIYADVPDLSIIRVGNNYYMSSTTMHMSPGLPIMKSTDLVNWKLIGYAYDTLGNMDELNLRNGKNTYGRGSWASSLRYHNGKYYVTTFSQTTGKTYIYSTKDIEKGAWEGVAFKPMMHDHSLFFDDDGKAYLVYGSGKIRLVELNSELTGIASGSEQVIIENASLPTSPSGSREGLPAEGSQLFKIKGRYYLFNITWPAGGQRSVVIHRADKITGPWEGKTALQDKGVAQGGLIDMPDGRWFAYLFRDNGAVGRIPYLVPVKWENGWPVLGDDGKVPMALNLTANQSLSPGIVASDEFNRGLQDASFPLAWQWNHQPDNELWSLKGRKGFLRLTTGVVNRDFLQARNTLTQRTFGPTSSACTSVDVSSMKDGDFAGLCLLQKDFGLLGVKINGTKRTLVMVNATGDNTEEVAHIALNKSTIYLKADCNFTDRKDIARFYYSLDGKSWNSIGTPLQMKYTLPHFMGYRFGLFNYATKEPGGYADFDYFRISDEIMVKE; translated from the coding sequence CAATTAAATCGCCTTGACCGGTTAACACTCGCTATTGGAATTTTACATATTTTTAGTTTCCTGCCAATAAAAGCACAGCAACAAAAAGCACATAATCCTATCATCTATGCCGACGTACCGGATCTGTCTATAATTAGAGTAGGCAATAACTATTATATGAGCAGTACAACTATGCACATGAGCCCCGGCCTGCCCATCATGAAATCGACTGATTTGGTAAACTGGAAATTGATTGGCTATGCTTACGACACGTTAGGCAATATGGATGAACTGAATCTCAGGAACGGCAAGAATACGTACGGCAGGGGTTCCTGGGCCAGTAGCCTGCGTTATCATAATGGCAAATATTACGTCACCACCTTTTCCCAAACCACAGGCAAAACTTATATCTATTCCACAAAAGACATAGAAAAGGGTGCATGGGAAGGTGTTGCATTTAAACCGATGATGCACGACCACTCGCTTTTTTTCGATGACGATGGCAAAGCATACCTGGTGTATGGTAGTGGTAAAATAAGACTGGTAGAATTAAACAGTGAACTCACAGGTATTGCATCAGGCAGCGAACAGGTGATCATTGAAAACGCCAGCCTTCCCACCTCGCCTTCAGGTAGCCGGGAGGGCTTGCCGGCTGAGGGTTCACAATTATTCAAAATAAAGGGCAGGTACTATCTTTTCAACATTACCTGGCCTGCTGGCGGACAGCGATCCGTAGTGATACACAGGGCAGATAAAATAACAGGTCCCTGGGAAGGGAAAACAGCCCTTCAGGATAAAGGGGTAGCGCAAGGCGGTCTTATAGATATGCCTGATGGCAGATGGTTCGCCTACTTGTTTAGGGACAACGGCGCTGTAGGACGCATACCTTACTTAGTTCCCGTAAAGTGGGAAAACGGCTGGCCTGTACTGGGTGATGATGGAAAAGTACCCATGGCTCTGAATCTCACCGCCAATCAATCGCTCTCTCCGGGCATTGTGGCATCCGATGAATTTAACCGTGGTTTACAAGATGCGTCCTTTCCTTTGGCTTGGCAATGGAACCATCAACCAGATAACGAATTATGGTCACTGAAAGGAAGGAAAGGGTTTTTACGCCTGACCACCGGCGTAGTGAACAGGGATTTCCTGCAGGCAAGGAACACCTTGACGCAGCGGACTTTTGGGCCTACATCTTCTGCCTGTACATCGGTTGATGTATCCAGTATGAAAGACGGTGATTTTGCCGGTCTTTGCCTTTTGCAAAAGGATTTCGGACTGTTAGGCGTAAAAATTAATGGAACAAAGAGAACATTGGTCATGGTAAATGCCACAGGTGATAATACTGAAGAAGTTGCCCATATAGCGTTGAATAAAAGTACTATTTACCTGAAAGCAGATTGCAATTTTACCGACAGAAAAGATATTGCCAGGTTCTATTATAGTCTTGACGGTAAATCGTGGAATTCTATCGGCACACCATTGCAAATGAAGTATACGCTACCGCACTTCATGGGATATAGATTTGGTTTGTTCAACTACGCGACCAAAGAACCTGGAGGATATGCCGATTTTGACTATTTCCGTATCTCAGACGAGATCATGGTAAAAGAATAA